Proteins encoded within one genomic window of Candidatus Nezhaarchaeota archaeon:
- a CDS encoding metallophosphoesterase family protein — protein MSSIPAPDDFIELSIKVRDLLKEERRKVDVGNYESHGSLAKIKSEVGRLVIVGDIHGDYESLITILSSIDLSQATLVFLGDYIDRGSQSPHVVYEVLNVKLRNPSSVILLMGNHEGPPELPVYPHDFPTYLSLLYGSSWKRVYHSIMDCFSQFYACSLLEGSIFMVHGGVPTRVVTVDSLANAYRDIELLEELLWNDPMPTRGVEVSPRGAGFLFGPDVTERFLKLLNVKVVIRSHEPCEEGYEVHHDGKLMTIFSRKGPPYFNSLAAYLDIRSPKSITNAHQLAKEYVRKF, from the coding sequence TTGTCCTCTATACCAGCACCGGATGACTTCATCGAACTTTCCATTAAAGTGAGGGACCTGTTGAAAGAGGAGAGAAGGAAGGTTGACGTTGGAAACTATGAGTCTCACGGCTCTCTAGCCAAAATAAAGAGTGAGGTGGGTAGGCTTGTTATAGTCGGCGACATACATGGTGATTATGAGAGCTTAATCACTATACTCTCGAGCATAGATTTAAGCCAAGCCACGTTGGTTTTTCTCGGAGATTACATAGATAGAGGTAGTCAATCACCTCACGTGGTCTATGAGGTCCTTAACGTTAAACTTAGAAACCCATCATCGGTAATCCTATTGATGGGAAATCACGAGGGTCCTCCCGAGCTACCAGTGTATCCTCATGACTTCCCAACGTATCTTAGCCTTCTTTATGGATCCTCGTGGAAGAGAGTTTACCACTCAATCATGGATTGCTTCAGTCAATTCTATGCGTGCTCTCTCCTTGAGGGCTCCATATTCATGGTGCATGGTGGCGTCCCTACTCGTGTGGTGACGGTAGATTCACTAGCCAACGCGTATCGAGACATAGAGCTCTTAGAAGAGCTTTTATGGAATGACCCCATGCCCACTAGGGGTGTAGAGGTATCACCTAGGGGGGCGGGCTTCCTCTTTGGCCCTGACGTGACTGAGAGATTTTTGAAATTGCTGAACGTCAAAGTAGTTATTAGATCCCATGAACCCTGCGAAGAGGGTTATGAGGTACATCATGATGGCAAGTTAATGACGATATTCTCTAGAAAAGGTCCTCCTTACTTCAATTCTCTTGCAGCTTATTTAGATATAAGAAGTCCTAAGAGCATAACAAATGCACATCAATTAGCTAAAGAATATGTGAGAAAGTTTTAG
- a CDS encoding TatD family hydrolase: protein MYFDAHCHLHEFSEREIRELRDYVIVAVSDDLESSRKTLKLAEKLGNIVPCIGVHPWAVDTVALSCIDEVEKLVSTTDVCALGEVGLDKKFVPQTFDRQLKFFKEFIRIAVEYDVPMNVHAAGAWREVYEELVKKDVEKAMLHWYTGPLDLLEELTGKGYFISINPALKIQKKHMIVAMEVDLGHVLIESDAPYEYRGLSLTPKLIPEVLEVLAGVKGLKLKELESIIESNFRNFFKFTKATI, encoded by the coding sequence ATGTATTTCGATGCTCATTGTCACCTCCATGAATTTAGCGAAAGAGAAATTAGGGAACTTAGGGACTATGTGATAGTAGCGGTATCAGACGACTTAGAAAGCTCTAGAAAAACCTTGAAGCTTGCAGAAAAGTTAGGCAACATAGTGCCATGCATTGGGGTACATCCTTGGGCCGTTGATACGGTTGCACTAAGTTGCATCGATGAGGTGGAAAAGTTAGTATCTACTACTGACGTATGTGCCCTAGGAGAGGTAGGTCTTGATAAGAAGTTTGTACCTCAAACCTTTGATAGGCAGCTAAAGTTCTTTAAGGAATTCATAAGGATCGCGGTGGAGTACGACGTTCCAATGAACGTGCATGCAGCGGGCGCTTGGCGTGAAGTCTATGAGGAACTTGTAAAGAAGGATGTAGAGAAGGCAATGCTCCACTGGTACACGGGACCTCTTGATTTACTGGAGGAGCTGACAGGTAAAGGGTACTTCATATCGATAAACCCTGCCCTGAAGATTCAGAAAAAGCACATGATAGTGGCAATGGAGGTAGACCTAGGACATGTGCTGATCGAAAGTGATGCTCCTTATGAGTACAGAGGTCTTAGCCTAACGCCAAAGCTTATACCTGAGGTTCTTGAGGTCTTAGCTGGTGTTAAAGGTCTTAAGCTTAAAGAGTTAGAGTCCATCATAGAAAGCAACTTTAGAAACTTCTTTAAGTTCACTAAAGCCACCATTTGA
- a CDS encoding GMC family oxidoreductase N-terminal domain-containing protein, translated as MINADVIIIGSGAGGSVASYRLVNQGLKVVLVDAGKYVKPERARESFSPALSSIEVQRCVCVGGTTLVSLGNMLMTNAIIEKFRGFGVDLEDEVKEICKLMRVTKVPQDKLPPFAMRFIDVAEKNGLKVEVMPKSIDFSQCVGCGRCAYGCPKDAKYTALNLIRTSLQRGLILLSGFVVKKLHRLQDEIIVEGVMNGSKIKAKCRALVLAAGALETPRLLSQIHDDERIGKNLFIDPFITLGGPYNGPSAVDGIQMAVYIDYDDFLLSPHYSGLLQFQFAVRGIDHKGKGIASIMIKVADEGKGTVWPDGTIETHMTKRDLRILERGVREAKNLLLELGVKEEEIVATHVRGAHPGGTAAISYVVSRDLTINGCDGVFVADASLIPPPLGKPPILLIMSLAMKVAKRVHEYLQKGLVE; from the coding sequence ATGATAAATGCCGACGTAATAATTATAGGTAGTGGTGCTGGAGGCAGCGTTGCATCATATCGTCTTGTCAATCAAGGGCTCAAAGTGGTGTTGGTTGATGCTGGCAAGTATGTAAAACCAGAAAGAGCTAGAGAGAGCTTTTCTCCTGCGCTGTCATCAATTGAAGTACAGAGATGTGTATGCGTAGGAGGGACGACGCTTGTTTCCCTCGGAAACATGCTTATGACGAATGCGATTATTGAGAAGTTCAGAGGATTTGGCGTAGACCTAGAGGATGAAGTGAAAGAGATTTGTAAGCTTATGCGAGTAACTAAGGTTCCACAAGATAAACTTCCACCATTTGCCATGAGGTTCATCGATGTTGCTGAGAAAAATGGGTTGAAAGTTGAGGTCATGCCCAAGTCCATTGACTTTAGTCAGTGCGTTGGTTGCGGGAGGTGTGCTTATGGATGTCCTAAAGACGCTAAGTACACGGCTCTGAATCTCATTAGAACGAGCTTGCAACGAGGATTGATATTACTAAGCGGGTTTGTGGTGAAGAAACTTCATCGACTGCAAGACGAAATCATCGTTGAAGGGGTCATGAATGGAAGCAAGATAAAAGCTAAGTGCAGGGCATTGGTCTTAGCTGCTGGTGCTCTTGAAACTCCTAGACTTTTATCTCAAATCCATGACGACGAGAGGATAGGGAAGAATCTATTCATAGATCCATTTATTACACTAGGCGGACCCTATAACGGACCTTCTGCTGTTGATGGAATTCAGATGGCTGTCTATATTGATTACGATGACTTCCTACTATCACCTCATTATTCAGGTCTCTTACAGTTTCAATTTGCGGTAAGAGGGATTGACCACAAGGGTAAGGGGATAGCTTCCATAATGATCAAAGTGGCTGATGAAGGTAAGGGGACTGTATGGCCTGATGGTACTATAGAAACCCACATGACTAAGAGGGACTTAAGGATCCTGGAGAGAGGTGTTAGAGAGGCTAAGAATCTACTTTTAGAATTGGGTGTTAAGGAAGAAGAAATTGTTGCAACTCACGTGAGAGGAGCTCATCCAGGTGGGACTGCAGCGATAAGTTACGTGGTCTCTAGAGACCTGACCATAAATGGTTGCGATGGAGTGTTCGTGGCCGATGCCAGCCTCATACCACCTCCATTAGGCAAGCCACCAATACTGTTGATAATGTCCTTAGCTATGAAGGTGGCAAAGAGAGTGCATGAGTACCTACAAAAGGGGCTTGTCGAGTAG
- a CDS encoding 50S ribosomal protein L14e, whose amino-acid sequence MPAIEIGRICVKNAGRLAGRKCVIVDIIDENFVLITGPKDVTGVKRKRSNIKHLIPTPEKIDIPRGASDEEVKAALEKAGKLEFMKEKVAPLAP is encoded by the coding sequence ATGCCAGCCATTGAGATAGGTAGGATATGTGTAAAGAATGCTGGTAGACTTGCTGGAAGAAAGTGCGTCATAGTGGACATAATAGATGAGAACTTCGTCTTAATAACAGGACCAAAAGACGTGACGGGGGTTAAGAGAAAAAGGTCTAACATTAAGCACTTGATCCCAACCCCTGAGAAGATAGATATCCCCAGGGGGGCCAGTGACGAGGAGGTAAAAGCCGCTCTCGAGAAAGCTGGTAAGCTAGAGTTCATGAAAGAGAAGGTTGCTCCGTTAGCCCCATAA
- a CDS encoding AAA family ATPase — MGLVIAISGKPGAGKTTFAREVASTFNLRYVSSGTLFRQIANERGVSLLELHKLAERDYEIDRAIDFRALEEANKGNVVIEGHLAGWILRDIADIKIFFTAPLEVRAMRIAARDGIPYEEALKEIRFREESNKLRAKIVYGFDLDDLSTFDVIFNTNRLTKEVIAETLKTLISKFIEHRVTGGKDASH; from the coding sequence ATGGGGCTTGTCATAGCTATAAGTGGTAAACCAGGTGCTGGCAAAACCACCTTTGCTCGAGAAGTTGCTAGTACGTTTAATTTAAGGTATGTTTCTTCTGGGACGCTATTTAGGCAGATAGCTAACGAGAGAGGGGTAAGCTTACTAGAGCTTCATAAGCTCGCTGAGAGGGATTATGAAATAGATAGAGCTATTGATTTCAGGGCTCTTGAAGAGGCGAATAAGGGGAACGTTGTGATTGAGGGGCATCTTGCTGGTTGGATACTACGCGACATAGCCGATATTAAGATCTTCTTTACTGCTCCATTAGAGGTCAGAGCGATGAGGATTGCTGCTAGAGATGGTATACCCTACGAGGAAGCGCTTAAAGAGATACGATTTAGAGAAGAGAGCAATAAGCTTAGAGCAAAGATCGTGTACGGCTTTGATTTAGATGACCTCTCGACTTTTGACGTAATATTTAACACAAATAGGCTCACCAAAGAGGTTATAGCCGAAACGTTAAAAACCCTCATCTCAAAGTTCATAGAGCACCGAGTTACGGGTGGTAAGGATGCCAGCCATTGA
- a CDS encoding 50S ribosomal protein L34e yields MVRPGLRGKPHKLVRTPGGRLIWRPVKFKRAKAKCAWCHQELHGTPAIPRAKIRRLAKSSRRPERPYGGYVCPKCLRMGLIRAVIKGSSVS; encoded by the coding sequence ATGGTAAGACCCGGACTAAGAGGAAAGCCTCATAAGCTTGTGAGAACTCCTGGTGGAAGGCTTATATGGAGACCTGTAAAGTTCAAGAGAGCGAAGGCTAAGTGCGCTTGGTGCCACCAAGAACTTCACGGGACACCGGCCATACCTAGAGCTAAAATAAGGAGGCTGGCTAAGAGTAGTAGAAGACCTGAAAGACCTTATGGAGGCTATGTGTGTCCAAAGTGTCTAAGAATGGGGCTTATTAGGGCTGTAATCAAGGGATCTTCGGTAAGTTAA
- a CDS encoding EMC3/TMCO1 family protein yields the protein MGWFEGLTEWLRDSLGLFIYPPLSAILVLMLALAASLIATGAQRLMLDVKIIRQQAQELRRWRNELLKAHRARDLKAIEKLMRKKPYIDKLQATYMAQIMKPMIVYFIPLLFLYWLFMGVFHGPVAYLPLIGMPIPFWAWYLITYLGVSPILQRVLNVDFQSSD from the coding sequence GTGGGCTGGTTTGAAGGATTAACAGAGTGGCTTAGAGATTCTTTAGGTCTCTTCATATACCCTCCGCTTAGTGCTATACTTGTGCTGATGCTTGCTCTCGCTGCTAGCTTAATAGCTACCGGGGCTCAAAGACTCATGCTTGACGTGAAGATAATTAGGCAACAAGCTCAAGAGCTTAGAAGGTGGAGAAATGAGTTGCTTAAAGCTCATAGAGCTAGGGATTTAAAAGCCATCGAGAAGCTGATGAGGAAGAAGCCGTACATTGATAAGCTACAAGCAACGTACATGGCCCAAATCATGAAGCCTATGATCGTGTACTTCATTCCCCTTTTGTTCCTATACTGGCTCTTCATGGGGGTCTTTCACGGCCCCGTTGCTTACTTACCACTAATAGGGATGCCAATACCATTCTGGGCTTGGTACCTCATAACTTATCTCGGGGTTTCTCCCATACTACAGAGAGTTTTAAATGTAGACTTTCAATCCTCAGACTGA
- the secY gene encoding preprotein translocase subunit SecY, which translates to MVDVRSIMEKVSSFVPRVQKPIKKVSFGERIVWTAIVLTIFLVMGQVPLYGIPRESQPFQELTIYNIVFAARTGTLLELGVGPIVTAGLIMQILVGTRIIRLDLTNPSDRALFTSSQKILTVIVTAVEAIAVALAYRFVGTMLTVVLVFVQLFVATLILMLLDELIGKGWGIGSGISLFIATGVAQHIFWFCFSPAPVREDGGPLGVFPALISYAIGGGDIWSVIIGSPKAPQLPTLIGFITMVIMIITIIYLESMRVEVPIAYSKYGGLKAKIPLKLLYVTNIPVIFFGVVGANFHLLANLTHNPFIIGMSHAFSAPLGFIDTIQRPLHALAYTLLICSMSGLLALAWVEASGMSARTQAENIVRSGLQIPGFRSAPSVVERYLARYIQTLTWVSGVMVGMIAALGDIFGVLGGGIGILLLIGILYQYYQIMARERALEMYPALKQFLGIER; encoded by the coding sequence ATGGTTGATGTTCGCAGTATAATGGAGAAGGTCTCAAGTTTTGTTCCAAGGGTTCAAAAGCCGATTAAAAAAGTAAGCTTTGGAGAGAGAATCGTATGGACAGCCATAGTCCTTACAATATTTCTCGTAATGGGGCAAGTACCCCTTTACGGTATACCCAGAGAAAGTCAACCTTTTCAAGAACTAACCATCTATAACATAGTATTTGCTGCTAGAACAGGTACTCTACTCGAGCTTGGCGTAGGTCCAATAGTAACTGCTGGTTTAATCATGCAAATCTTGGTTGGAACTAGGATAATAAGGCTCGATCTAACTAATCCCAGTGACCGGGCTCTATTCACAAGTTCTCAAAAGATCTTGACAGTGATCGTGACAGCGGTGGAGGCGATAGCAGTTGCTTTAGCATATAGATTCGTAGGGACGATGTTAACAGTAGTCTTGGTCTTCGTTCAACTGTTCGTCGCAACACTAATACTCATGCTCTTAGACGAGCTTATTGGTAAGGGATGGGGGATAGGTAGTGGTATAAGCTTGTTCATCGCTACTGGTGTGGCCCAACACATCTTCTGGTTCTGTTTCAGCCCAGCACCTGTTAGAGAGGATGGCGGACCCTTAGGAGTCTTCCCAGCTTTAATATCATACGCTATTGGTGGAGGAGATATATGGAGCGTTATCATCGGTTCCCCTAAGGCCCCTCAGTTACCAACGCTCATAGGGTTTATAACTATGGTGATAATGATAATAACAATAATATACTTAGAGAGCATGAGGGTCGAGGTTCCCATAGCTTACTCAAAGTATGGAGGGCTTAAGGCTAAAATCCCATTAAAGCTTCTCTACGTAACGAACATCCCGGTCATATTCTTTGGTGTTGTAGGAGCAAACTTTCATTTACTTGCTAACTTGACACACAATCCATTCATAATCGGCATGAGCCATGCTTTCTCAGCACCACTGGGCTTTATAGATACCATTCAAAGACCTCTACACGCATTGGCTTATACGTTACTAATATGTTCCATGAGCGGCCTCTTGGCCCTCGCTTGGGTCGAGGCTTCCGGCATGTCTGCTCGAACACAGGCTGAGAATATCGTGAGATCAGGGCTCCAAATACCAGGATTTAGAAGCGCGCCCTCGGTTGTTGAGCGGTACTTGGCTAGGTACATTCAAACTTTGACTTGGGTTAGTGGCGTGATGGTAGGTATGATAGCTGCTCTCGGTGACATATTTGGGGTTCTTGGTGGAGGTATAGGGATCCTTCTATTAATTGGCATCCTATATCAATACTACCAGATAATGGCTAGGGAGAGGGCATTAGAGATGTATCCCGCACTGAAGCAGTTCTTAGGGATTGAGAGGTGA
- a CDS encoding uL15 family ribosomal protein — translation MTKRKEKKSRKMRGSRVCGWGRTGQHRKHGGKGGRRGSGLHKHKWTYIVKYAPNYFGKRGFTRPKCLVKAVRTVNVGQLCEVADKLVEAGLARIESGVYVINVRELGYNKVLGEGKVTKPLQVIAPMVTEEAKRKIEAAGGKVVIEALEER, via the coding sequence ATTACGAAGCGTAAAGAGAAGAAGAGCAGGAAGATGAGGGGTTCAAGAGTATGTGGATGGGGTAGAACAGGACAGCATAGAAAGCATGGTGGCAAAGGGGGTAGAAGAGGATCAGGTCTGCACAAACATAAGTGGACTTACATAGTTAAGTACGCCCCCAACTACTTCGGTAAGAGGGGTTTTACTAGACCTAAGTGCTTAGTCAAGGCCGTGAGGACTGTTAATGTTGGTCAGCTTTGTGAAGTTGCTGACAAGCTCGTTGAAGCTGGCCTAGCAAGGATTGAAAGTGGAGTTTACGTAATTAACGTACGAGAACTAGGATATAATAAAGTCTTAGGCGAAGGTAAAGTGACCAAACCACTACAAGTAATAGCACCTATGGTAACTGAGGAAGCAAAGAGGAAGATCGAGGCTGCTGGAGGTAAAGTTGTAATAGAGGCTCTTGAGGAAAGGTAG
- a CDS encoding Hsp20/alpha crystallin family protein: MSEDWFESRWFGRRRRRSFWDAFFSDFEEFDRMFEDLMRDFERLSREGGAKSYVYGFSVTMGPDGKPIIREFGNVRPSPRGPIVREELEPLVDVFEEKDVIKVCAEIPGVNKEDIKVRLTDDNRLIISVDTPQKKYYKEVELPAKVNPERTKATYRNGVLEVVLEKVEKKGKSITVE; encoded by the coding sequence TTTTGGGACGCATTCTTTAGCGATTTCGAGGAGTTTGATCGTATGTTTGAGGACCTCATGAGAGACTTTGAGAGATTATCAAGAGAAGGCGGTGCAAAATCTTATGTTTATGGTTTTAGCGTAACCATGGGCCCCGATGGTAAGCCAATCATTAGGGAATTTGGTAATGTGAGGCCTTCACCTCGTGGTCCAATCGTTAGGGAGGAGCTTGAGCCTCTAGTTGATGTATTTGAAGAGAAAGATGTCATTAAAGTATGCGCCGAAATACCTGGAGTAAATAAAGAGGATATTAAAGTTAGGCTAACCGATGACAATAGACTAATAATATCCGTTGACACTCCACAGAAGAAGTATTACAAAGAGGTGGAGTTGCCTGCAAAGGTTAATCCAGAGAGGACTAAAGCTACTTACAGAAATGGCGTTCTCGAGGTAGTATTGGAGAAAGTTGAGAAGAAAGGGAAAAGTATAACAGTAGAGTAG